One region of Oculatellaceae cyanobacterium genomic DNA includes:
- a CDS encoding helix-turn-helix domain-containing protein has product MPAPLKIRLTPEEDQQLLAITNNKKLPKRTRERAEALRLSARGIKIIAIADYLKCAPNTVRQTLYRWITRGIEGLSDAKRTGRKPIWQAEDIKYLEECLENEPRTYNSYQLVKLLNQERGIDLSRERLRKILKKKIGAGKELNKV; this is encoded by the coding sequence ATGCCAGCACCTCTAAAAATTCGATTAACTCCTGAAGAAGACCAACAGTTATTAGCGATCACGAACAATAAAAAACTACCCAAGAGAACTAGGGAAAGAGCCGAGGCATTAAGGTTAAGTGCAAGAGGCATAAAAATCATTGCGATCGCTGATTATCTCAAATGTGCACCTAACACAGTTCGTCAAACTTTATATCGTTGGATAACTAGAGGTATTGAAGGGTTATCTGATGCTAAAAGGACAGGGAGAAAACCTATTTGGCAAGCAGAGGATATCAAATATTTAGAAGAATGTTTAGAAAATGAACCCAGAACTTATAATAGTTATCAATTAGTCAAACTTCTTAATCAAGAGCGAGGAATTGATTTAAGTAGAGAACGATTAAGAAAAATTCTAAAAAAAAAGATTGGCGCTGGAAAAGAACTAAACAAAGTTTAA